The following proteins are encoded in a genomic region of Fusarium oxysporum f. sp. lycopersici 4287 chromosome 1, whole genome shotgun sequence:
- a CDS encoding hypothetical protein (At least one base has a quality score < 10): MIGRILLHIREACEEAKQTPLPTEILVILYGFGNPAIGCHMNCTKDFLDPDAILTPSMILNELPPDRDATLAMRMFAPRPWVESYRLHRHELDKIKIAYPNVYKQAAADGTLAKQTFTEEGVLYYLRSKIHEIKFKYRHYELALWLRQGPKDTDGATIIGDRMLQFMDPYPQETGLQQMSREALLATVVNFRLAMAVSTDNMVAHFKLKRPLDQTCLEWDMPRWPERQSNLTRSNEFYNLFKTEEDIETEAGLLWSRYTRFRLYLRAAHYETYVAEEIISTPRNISNVLVVIERVFDYILDRVEKSASVCKKTVDEAKQEYGDEVLSRSMPRERFESLQNMIQQLYDVVYDGYAVVEPEGNSR, encoded by the coding sequence ATGATAGGCAGAATACTTCTGCATATCCGCGAGGCTTGCGAAGAAGCAAAGCAGACACCTTTGCCCACCGAGATCCTCGTTATCCTCTACGGCTTCGGAAACCCTGCAATCGGCTGTCATATGAATTGCACCAAAGACTTCCTTGACCCTGATGCAATACTCACTCCTTCCATGATTCTTAACGAATTGCCGCCAGACAGAGATGCAACTTTGGCCATGCGCATGTTTGCACCCCGCCCCTGGGTAGAAAGCTACAGGTTGCACAGACACGAGCTTGATAAAATTAAGATTGCTTATCCAAATGTCTACAAACAAGCCGCCGCGGATGGAACATTGGCGAAGCAGACTTTTACCGAAGAAGGCGTCTTGTATTACCTGCGTTCCAAGATCCACGAAATCAAATTCAAATACCGTCACTACGAGCTTGCGCTCTGGCTTCGACAAGGCCCCAAAGACACAGATGGTGCCACAATAATCGGCGACAGAATGTTACAATTCATGGACCCATATCCCCAGGAGACAGGGCTGCAGCAAATGAGCCGGGAAGCCTTGTTGGCAACGGTGGTGAACTTTCGGCTGGCAATGGCGGTCTCGACGGATAACATGGTTGCCCACTTCAAGCTCAAACGTCCTCTGGACCAGACTTGCCTTGAGTGGGATATGCCTCGGTGGCCCGAACGCCAGTCTAACCTCACACGCTCGAACGAATTTTACAACCTGTTCAAGACAgaggaggatatcgagaCCGAGGCCGGATTGTTGTGGAGTAGATACACACGATTCCGCCTTTATCTACGTGCAGCTCACTATGAGACATACGTAGCTGAAGAGATTATAAGTACACCAAGAAACATCTCAAACGTATTAGTTGTTATCGAACGCGTTTTTGATTACATATTGGACAGGGTCGAGAAATCGGCCAGTGTCTGCAAGAAGACTGTTGACGAAGCGAAACAGGAGTACGGAGATGAAGTCCTGAGCCGAAGTATGCCTCGAGAACGTTTCGAGAGCTTGCAAAATATGATTCAACAGCTGTACGACGTGGTCTATGATGGATATGCAGTGGTCGAACCCGAGGGTAACTCGCGGTAG
- a CDS encoding mannose-P-dolichol utilization defect 1, with product MEALKSAITPITHNLPAPIRDLGVSIIGETCYKSLLLDVNIEDADCIKFAVSKALGIGIIAASSIVKVPQILKLLNSKSAEGVSFLSYLLETASYIISLAYNFRNGFPFSTYGETALIVGQNVIISVLVLNYSGRASLAAVFVAALAGTVATLFAENVVDAQTLSYLQAGAGVLSVASKLPQILTIFQQGGTGQLSAFAVFNYLAGSLSRIFTTLQEVDDKLILYGFVSGFVLNAILALQMIFYWNAPSEKAKGKQPAAPIAAKPATLTPSSSTTATPKKSPTTRRRG from the exons ATGGAAGCCCTCAAATCCGCCATCACTCCCATCACGCATAACCTCCCCGCGCCGATTCGCGACTTGGGCGTTTCCATCATCGGCGAGACGTGCTACAAATCTCTACTTCTCGACGTCAACATTGAGGATGCCGATTGCATCAAGTTTGCTGTCTCCAAGGCTCTCGGCATCGGTATCATCGCCGCTTCGTCCATCGTCAAGGTCCCCCAGATCCTGAAGCTCCTCAACTCCAAGTCCGCCGAGGGTGTATCGTTCCTCTCATACCTTCTCGAGACCGCGTCGTACATCATCTCGCTCGCCTACAACTTCCGAAATGGCTTTCCTTTCAGCACCTATGGCGAGACTGCCTTGATCGTGGGACAGAATGTTATCATCTCGGTGCTTGTTCTGAACTACAGTGGCCGTGCTAGTCTGGCTGCTGTCTTTGTTGCTGCGCTTGCTGGAACTGTTGCTACACTGTTTGCTGAGAATGTTGTGGATGCGCAGACCTTGAGCTACCTCCaggctggtgctggtgttcTGAGCGTTGCCAGCAAGCTGCCTCAGATCCTCACCATCTTCCAGCAGGGTGGTACTGGTCAGCTCAGCGCTTTCGCT GTCTTCAACTACCTTGCCGGATCTTTGTCCCGAATCTTCACAACCCTCCAGGAGGTCGACGACAAGCTCATTCTTTACGGATTCGTCTCTGGCTTCGTCCTCAACGCCATCCTTGCTCTCCAGATGATCTTCTACTGGAACGCTCCCtccgagaaggccaagggcaagcaaccaGCTGCTCCCATTGCGGCCAAGCCTGCTACTCTGactccttcttcctctacCACTGCTACTCCCAAGAAGAGCCCTACCACTCGCCGACGTGGTTAG